A DNA window from Procambarus clarkii isolate CNS0578487 chromosome 75, FALCON_Pclarkii_2.0, whole genome shotgun sequence contains the following coding sequences:
- the LOC123771758 gene encoding fibroin heavy chain: MLTGSLSLFRYDVQDDSTYSNFGHYETREGETTGGEYYVYLPDGRKQLVNYVVDGASGYVARVRYEGESGGYSYSPVTYGTFKTGSAAASSGAAAGLVASPRDDFEAGSEAGFGFSAEKGSGTDFSAGRGSGAGFSEEVSGAGFGGGASGAGFSGGASGAGFGGGASGAGFGGGASGAGFGGGASGAGFGGGASGAGFGGGASGAGFGGGASGAGFGGGKSKASFGGASGAGFGGASGAGFGRGASAAAFSSRASKAGFGGGASGAGFGAEKGATSGVSAGSGFSTGAGGETGFSSGSGAGFGAGSGSGTDFKTGSGTGFKTGSGTGFKTGSGAGFSAGSGSGFKTGSGSGFGAGSGSGAGFGTGSGAGFSSGSGAGLGSDFSSKSESGADFKTVTGSGAGFTAGSGADFGAVTASGAGFGAEKGGTSAFSTAAGGETGFGGAGSGAGFGKTESGSGFGKTESGSGFGGAGSGAGFGVAGTGFGGAGSGAGFGVAGAGTGFGGAGSGAGFGGAGAGFGKTESGAGFGGAGAGFGKTESGAGFGGSGAGFGGAGSGAGFGKTETAGFGGAESGAGFGKTESAGFGGAGTGFGGAGAGFGGAGAGFGGSGAGFGGAGSGAGFGGTGSAGFGKTESAGFGKTESAGFGGAGSGAGFGGAGAAGFGKTESAGFGGAGSGAGFGKIESAGFGKIESAGFGGAGAGAGFGAGVGFGGAGAGAGFGGAGAGFGGAGTGFGGAGAGFGKTESAGFGGAGAGVGFGGAGAGFGKTESAGFGGAGAGFGKPESAGFGKTESAGFGGAGADFGGAESGAGFGGAESGAGFGGAGAGAGFDGAGSGAGFGGAESGTGFDGAESGAGFGGAESGAGFGGAGAGFGKTEFGGAGSGAGFGGAGSGAGFGKTDSAGFDGAGSEAGFGKTESGAGFGGTGTGFGEAGAGFGGAGSGAGFDGAGSGAGFGEAGAGFGVAGSGAGFGKTESDGGFGGAGSGAGFGGAGSGAGFGGAGSGAGFGKTESDGGFGGAGSGAGFGGAGSGAGFGGAGSAGIGEAGSGAGFGKTESGAGFGGAGAGFGEAGSGAGVGKTESGADFGGAGSGAGFGGAGSGSGFGEGFTSGLTAGGGSEGGGSGGIDAQALTRGQSENTLEEGFESEGIKENVLGQFGGAEASGFNAEHVAGTDGFTAGQAGAGSHFEVSQEVSDEGFDSHTKESGESDEKGSSNGFDTSEGSDGFGAGHSGGSNGFGAGHSGGSDGFGAGHSGGSDGFGAGHSGGSDGFGAGHSGGSDGFGAGHSGGSDGFGAGHSGGSDGFGAGHSGGSDGFGAGHSGDGFSAGQTGGGFSVGQTGGSFSAGQTGGSFSAGQTGGGFSAGQTGGSFSAGQTGGSFSAGQTGGIFSAGQTGGSFSAGQTGGSFSAGQTGGGFSAGQTGGSFSAGQTGSGGSFGVSHTGGSGITVSHTGGSGGFSTQQTGGASFTTVRPIVSTTISKPILDSAALGSGGKFASGRGSVRVTSPAPVASSFISTPAPVINIGSHSAQTGFSGGQSVVGIPGGQIGILGFAGRSAGVGGFSGQPIKGGFTIKSGSGSITPRGASVGVVNSFPVTNTFISTPAPNTIVSPTGKAGFGHSLGSFIGSTTVSSSSGSSSFSTLRPNLNSFGVTSGTEFASGGGSGTGFASGAGSGIIRVTPVALFSTPAPVINAAQHSTKTGFSGRQIGAGGFHKQLGGKSAGVNEHVVQEARGGLISAGQISSNSLSIGGGRAFSGSQGSGNIFSSGGGGSASGIVSVNPVTSALVSTGPTVTFGSQIGFGGGHITSNGFSSGQIASSGFGGQSANFNIGKSSRRSLGGNIHVNQGQPIVAATVRTVDASPANVLNTLVNASRNKVQIAPASQVIALGSLSGTAKNKV, translated from the coding sequence ATGCTAACcggttccctctctctctttaggTACGACGTCCAGGACGACAGCACTTACAGCAACTTCGGTCACTACGAGACCCGGGAAGGGGAGACCACAGGAGGAGAGTACTACGTGTACCTCCCAGACGGCCGCAAGCAACTAGTCAACTATGTGGTAGATGGTGCATCCGGGTATGTGGCCAGGGTCAGGTATGAGGGAGAGTCTGGCGGGTACAGCTACAGCCCCGTCACCTATGGTACCTTCAAGACAGGGTCCGCGGCCGCTTCTTCCGGAGCTGCAGCTGGCCTTGTTGCTTCACCACGAGATGACTTTGAAGCTGGATCAGAAGCTGGCTTTGGCTTCAGTGCTGAAAAAGGATCAGGAACCGACTTCAGTGCTGGAAGAGGATCAGGAGCTGGCTTCAGTGAAGAAGTATCAGGGGCTGGCTTCGGTGGAGGAGCATCAGGAGCTGGCTTCAGTGGAGGAGCATCAGGAGCTGGCTTCGGTGGAGGAGCATCAGGAGCTGGCTTCGGTGGAGGAGCATCAGGAGCTGGCTTCGGTGGAGGAGCATCAGGAGCTGGCTTCGGTGGAGGAGCATCAGGAGCTGGCTTCGGTGGAGGAGCATCAGGAGCTGGCTTCGGTGGAGGAGCATCAGGAGCTGGCTTCGGTGGAGGAAAATCAAAGGCAAGCTTCGGTGGAGCATCAGGGGCTGGCTTCGGTGGAGCATCAGGAGCTGGCTTCGGTAGAGGAGCCTCAGCAGCTGCCTTCAGCAGTAGAGCATCAAAAGCTGGCTTCGGTGGAGGAGCATCAGGAGCTGGCTTCGGTGCAGAAAAAGGAGCTACCTCTGGAGTCAGTGCTGGATCAGGCTTCAGTACGGGAGCAGGCGGTGAAACTGGATTCAGTTCAGGATCGGGAGCTGGGTTCGGTGCTGGGTCAGGCTCAGGAACTGATTTTAAGACTGGATCAGGAACTGGCTTTAAGACTGGATCAGGAACTGGCTTTAAGACTGGATCAGGAGCTGGCTTCAGTGCTGGATCAGGAAGTGGCTTTAAGACTGGATCAGGTTCTGGCTTCGGTGCTGGATCTGGATCAGGAGCTGGCTTTGGTACTGGATCAGGAGCAGGCTTCAGTTCAGGATCAGGAGCTGGATTAGGTTCTGACTTCAGTTCTAAATCGGAATCAGGAGCAGACTTCAAGACTGTAACAGGATCAGGAGCTGGCTTCACTGCTGGATCAGGGGCCGACTTTGGTGCAGTAACAGCATCAGGAGCTGGGTTTGGTGCAGAAAAAGGAGGCACCTCTGCATTCAGTACAGCAGCAGGTGGGGAAACTGGCTTTGGTGGAGCAGGATCAGGAGCAGGCTTTGGTAAAACAGAATCAGGATCAGGCTTTGGTAAAACAGAATCAGGATCAGGCTTTGGTGGAGCAGGATCAGGAGCTGGCTTTGGTGTAGCAGGAACTGGCTTTGGTGGTGCAGGATCAGGAGCTGGCTTTGGTGTAGCAGGAGCAGGAACTGGCTTTGGTGGTGCAGGATCAGGAGCTGGCTTTGGTGGAGCAGGAGCTGGCTTTGGTAAAACAGAATCAGGAGCTGGCTTTGGTGGAGCAGGAGCTGGCTTTGGTAAAACAGAATCAGGAGCTGGCTTTGGTGGATCAGGAGCTGGCTTTGGTGGAGCAGGATCAGGAGCTGGCTTTGGTAAAACAGAAACAGCTGGCTTTGGTGGAGCAGAATCTGGAGCTGGCTTTGGTAAAACAGAATCAGCTGGTTTTGGTGGAGCAGGAACTGGCTTTGGTGGAGCAGGAGCTGGCTTTGGTGGAGCAGGAGCTGGCTTTGGTGGATCAGGAGCTGGCTTTGGTGGAGCAGGATCAGGAGCTGGCTTTGGTGGAACAGGATCAGCTGGCTTTGGTAAAACAGAATCAGCTGGCTTTGGTAAAACAGAATCAGCTGGCTTTGGTGGAGCAGGATCTGGAGCTGGCTTTGGTGGAGCAGGAGCAGCTGGCTTTGGTAAAACAGAATCAGCTGGCTTTGGTGGAGCAGGATCAGGAGCTGGCTTTGGTAAAATAGAATCAGCTGGCTTTGGTAAAATAGAATCAGCTGGCTTTggtggagcaggagcaggagcaggcttTGGAGCAGGAGTTGGCTTTggtggagcaggagcaggagctggCTTTGGTGGAGCAGGAGCTGGCTTTGGTGGAGCAGGAACTGGCTTTGGTGGAGCAGGAGCTGGCTTTGGTAAAACAGAATCAGCTGGCTTTGGTGGAGCAGGagctggagttggctttggtggaGCAGGAGCTGGCTTTGGTAAAACAGAATCAGCTGGCTTTGGTGGAGCAGGAGCTGGCTTTGGTAAACCAGAATCAGCTGGCTTTGGTAAAACGGAATCAGCTGGCTTTGGTGGAGCAGGAGCCGACTTTGGTGGAGCAGAATCAGGAGCTGGCTTTGGTGGAGCAGAATCAGGAGCTGGCTTTggtggagcaggagcaggagctggCTTTGATGGAGCAGGATCAGGAGCTGGCTTTGGTGGAGCAGAATCAGGAACTGGCTTTGATGGAGCAGAATCAGGAGCTGGCTTTGGTGGAGCAGAATCAGGAGCTGGCTTTGGAGGAGCAGGAGCTGGCTTTGGTAAAACAGAATTTGGTGGAGCAGGATCTGGAGCTGGCTTTGGTGGTGCAGGATCTGGAGCTGGCTTTGGTAAAACAGATTCAGCTGGCTTTGATGGAGCAGGATCTGAAGCTGGCTTTGGTAAAACTGAATCAGGAGCTGGCTTTGGTGGCACAGGAACTGGCTTTGGTGAAGCAGGAGCTGGCTTTGGTGGAGCAGGATCAGGAGCTGGCTTTGATGGAGCAGGATCTGGAGCTGGCTTTGGTGAAGCAGGAGCTGGCTTTGGTGTAGCAGGATCTGGAGCTGGCTTTGGTAAAACAGAATCAGATGGCGGCTTTGGTGGAGCAGGATCAGGAGCTGGCTTTGGTGGAGCAGGATCAGGAGCTGGCTTTGGTGGAGCAGGATCAGGAGCTGGCTTTGGTAAAACAGAATCAGATGGTGGCTTTGGTGGAGCAGGATCAGGAGCTGGCTTTGGTGGAGCAGGATCAGGAGCTGGCTTTGGTGGAGCAGGATCAGCTGGCATTGGTGAAGCAGGATCTGGAGCTGGCTTTGGTAAAACAGAATCAGGAGCTGGCTTTGGTGGAGCAGGAGCTGGCTTTGGTGAAGCAGGATCTGGAGCTGGCGTTGGTAAAACAGAATCAGGAGCCGACTTTGGTGGAGCAGGATCAGGAGCTGGCTTTGGTGGAGCAGGATCAGGTAGCGGCTTTGGTGAAGGATTTACCTCGGGCCTCACTGCTGGAGGCGGCTCTGAAGGCGGTGGTAGTGGAGGCATCGACGCTCAAGCTCTAACACGCGGACAGAGTGAAAATACACTTGAAGAAGGCTTCGAGTCTGAAGGCATAAAAGAgaatgtattaggtcaatttggTGGGGCTGAAGCCAGCGGGTTTAATGCTGAACATGTAGCTGGTACTGACGGCTTTACAGCTGGCCAAGCAGGAGCTGGAAGTCATTTTGAAGTAAGCCAGGAAGTTAGTGATGAAGGCTTTGATAGTCACACAAAGGAGAGtggtgaatctgatgagaaaggaAGCAGTAATGGCTTTGACACCTCAGAAGGCAGCGATGGCTTTGGTGCCGGTCACTCTGGAGGCAGCAATGGCTTTGGTGCCGGTCACTCAGGAGGCAGCGATGGCTTTGGTGCCGGTCACTCAGGAGGCAGCGATGGCTTTGGTGCCGGTCACTCAGGAGGCAGCGATGGCTTTGGTGCCGGTCACTCTGGAGGCAGCGATGGCTTTGGTGCCGGTCACTCTGGAGGCAGCGATGGCTTTGGTGCCGGTCACTCAGGAGGCAGTGATGGCTTTGGTGCCGGTCACTCAGGAGGCAGCGATGGCTTTGGTGCCGGTCACTCAGGAGATGGCTTCAGTGCAGGTCAAACTGGAGGGGGCTTTAGTGTAGGTCAAACTGGAGGTAGCTTCAGTGCAGGTCAAACTGGAGGTAGCTTCAGTGCAGGTCAAACTGGAGGTGGCTTCAGTGCAGGTCAAACTGGAGGTAGCTTCAGTGCAGGTCAAACTGGAGGTAGCTTCAGTGCAGGTCAAACTGGAGGTATCTTCAGTGCAGGTCAAACTGGAGGTAGCTTCAGTGCAGGTCAAACTGGAGGTAGCTTCAGTGCAGGTCAAACTGGAGGTGGCTTCAGTGCAGGTCAAACTGGAGGTAGCTTCAGTGCAGGTCAAACTGGAAGTGGAGGCAGCTTTGGAGTTAGTCATACGGGTGGAAGTGGCATTACTGTAAGCCACACAGGTGGCAGTGGCGGATTTAGTACACAACAAACAGGTGGTGCCAGCTTTACCACTGTAAGACCAATTGTTAGTACTACAATCAGTAAACCAATACTCGACTCGGCTGCACTCGGCTCTGGCGGCAAGTTCGCGTCGGGAAGAGGGTCTGTTAGAGTCACCAGTCCTGCTCCTGTAGCCAGTTCTTTCATCTCGACTCCTGCTCCTGTAATTAATATTGGAAGTCACTCTGCCCAAACAGGTTTCAGTGGTGGACAGTCAGTAGTTGGAATACCAGGTGGACAAATAGGCATTCTTGGCTTCGCCGGACGAAGTGCAGGTGTGGGTGGATTTAGCGGACAGCCAATAAAGGGGGGTTTCACCATTAAGTCAGGTTCTGGCAGTATTACACCAAGGGGAGCATCTGTTGGTGTTGTAAACTCTTTTCCTGTTACCAATACTTTTATTTCAACTCCAGCACCCAATACCATTGTTAGTCCAACAGGTAAAGCGGGATTTGGACATTCTCTAGGTAGTTTTATCGGCAGTACAACTGTAAGCAGTAGTTCAGGAAGTAGCAGCTTTTCTACCCTGAGGCCAAATCTAAACTCATTTGGGGTGACCTCTGGCACTGAGTTTGCTTCTGGTGGAGGTTCAGGCACTGGGTTTGCATCAGGTGCAGGCTCTGGTATTATAAGAGTTACTCCTGTAGCTCTCTTCTCAACCCCCGCTCCTGTGATTAATGCAGCACAACACTCAACCAAAACAGGGTTCAGTGGTAGACAAATTGGTGCAGGTGGATTTCATAAACAACTTGGTGGTAAGTCAGCTGGTGTGAACGAACATGTTGTTCAAGAAGCTAGAGGAGGTTTAATAAGTGCCGGTCAAATATCGAGTAATTCTCTATCAATTGGAGGTGGAAGAGCATTCAGTGGAAGTCAAGGATCAGGTAACATTTTTTCAAGTGGTGGAGGCGGTTCAGCTTCTGGAATTGTAAGCGTCAATCCTGTCACAAGTGCTCTGGTTTCTACAGGACCAACAGTCACATTTGGAAGCCAGATAGGATTTGGTGGTGGACACATTACAAGCAATGGATTTAGCAGTGGACAAATTGCAAGCAGTGGATTTGGTGGTCAATCCGCCAATTTCAATATTGGAAAGAGCAGTCGGAGATCTTTAGGTGGCAATATCCACGTAAACCAGGGCCAACCCATCGTTGCTGCCACAGTGAGAACGGTGGATGCTTCACCGGCCAATGTACTAAATACCCTCGTTAATGCTTCAAGGAATAAGGTCCAGATTGCACCTGCAAGTCAAGTGATTGCTCTCGGATCTCTTTCTGGAACTGCTAAAAACAAGGTTTAA